In Desulfobacter hydrogenophilus, the genomic stretch GAGCTTTTTTAGTTTTGTCGGCAGTCCGTCGCCAAACGCCTTGGTTCGAAAATCGGTAAAATAAACCTTTGCTTTTTCCATGTTTTCTGTTTTCCAGTTTAATTTATTTTTAAAATACATCAGCATAGGAGCTCTGCTGGTGTCAAATTTGAGTTGAATGTGGATTTATGGTCTGCCACAGTATAACCGTTCAGATCATATTCTAAGAAAAAAAAAGGTGCGCCGGAGTGCAGAAAGTTCTGCATTGGGCACACCTTTTTGTCTTTATCTAATACGTATTCGTATTATAAAAATAGGTAACAAGCAGCAAGGCCTGTTATTGACATGGTTATGGTGTATGGCAGAGCAAGCCAAACCATCCGGCCATAGGACAGTCTGATGACTGGTGCCAGCGCTGAAGTCAGCAAGAAAAGGAAAGCAGCCTGACCATTTGGCGTTGCCACGCTTGGAATGTTGGTTCCAGTATTAATTGCGACGGCCAGGTGGTCAAAATGCTTTATAACTTCACGTGCTTTGAGGGCAGCTTCCCCCGGCAGCGAAGCTAATACGTCGGCCCGAACAAGTTCCGGATCGGTAAGTTTGGCCATCAGCTCCTGTCCGGTCATGCCAATATTGGGTATCTGTCCCAGCACCTGGACAAAATGCATCTTTGTTTCCGTAATATATACGGTGGCAACAAAGACGTTGTCGGAAATCGCGGATAATAGACCGTTCGCTATATAGTATGCGCCAAGCTGCAGATGACCATGAAGACTGAGAACAAAATGCATGATGGGGTGGAAAAGGTGTTGTTCGTGAATAACGGCAACAATGGAGAAAAAGACAACCAGTAGGGCAGTAAACGGCAGGGCTTCTGTAAACGCATCGCCAAATTGATGTTCGTCGGTAATCCCGTTAAAAGAGGTCAGGAATATGATAACGGATAATCCGATCAGACCCACAGCGGCAAGATGGAAGGCCAGCGCAAGAATCAGCCAGATACCACCAATGGCCTGCATAATAAGTCTGGCCTTGCCTTTGGTTCCCCGTTTTTCTTCCATTTTAACTGCGGTTTCAAGCAGGTGGGAACGGATGTTGCCGGGCATTTCAACACCATAGCCGAACCAGTGTGTTCTTTCCAGGCCATAACAAGTCCCAAGCCCGATGATAAGGACGGGGATGGAGACCGGTGCAACTTCTAGGAAAAACTCAACAAAGTGCCAGCCCATAATGTGGCCGATAAGCAGGTTCTGGGGTTCGCCAACCAGGGTACAGACACCACCCAGAGCGGTACCCACAGCCCCATGCATCATCAAGTTACGCAAGAAAGCCCGAAACTGAACCAGGTCATCCCGTTTTGCCAATTGGCATGAATTATCATCAGTGAGATCATGTTCGCAGGTACTATCTTTTCCCGAGGCATAACGGTGGTATACATTATAAAAACCAAAGGCAACAGCGATGATTACCGCCGTAACCGTTAACGCATCAAGGAAAGCGGACAGAAAAGCGCCGGCAAAACAAAAAAGCAAAGAAATAATAACTTTAGACTGCACCCGCACAAGTATCCTGGTGAAGGTGAACTGCAAAAATTCCTTCATGAAATAGATGCCTGCAACCATAAACATCAAAAGAAGGATAACCTCAAAATTGGCCAGTGCTTCATGGTAAACGGTTTCCGGCTTGGCCAAGCCCATGATAATGGCTTCAATGGCCAAAAGGCCACCCGAAGGCAACGGATAGCATTTCAGTGCCATGGCCAGGGTGAAAATAAATTCCCCAATGAGCACCCAGCCTGTGATAAAAGGGCCGGAAACAATAAGGAGAATGGGGTTGATAATTAGGAACACTATGATAGCAAGCTTGTACCATATGGGTGCATTCCCTAAAAAATTTTTTACAAAGGCGTTGAGCATAATCTGATCCTCACAATTATTAGGAACAACAGGTTATAAGTTTTAAAAATGTTACAGAATATGCCTTCTAACATCTCACCTGCAAAAATTCAACACATTATTCAGTACTGACACAGGAATTTAGGATAAGGCCGGTGGACGCAGATCAACCGGTTTCTTTTATAGGTAAAAGGAGCCGATTAATCTCATTAAAAGTGTCACGCCCTGTTAATTTCCATTTGTTTTACTTCAGTCAGTGCCTTGGATGGTCTGACCGTCGCTTGCCATTGGATCTCCGTATATGTATCCCAATCTTTTCTACTCCCAAGCGTATTTTTCGAATTTAATGTTGTTTGATTTAGTATAAAAATAAAATGATTAGAATTGTTTTTTCAACTAAAAGCGTCTGTATTCCTCTCTTGTCAAATCACGATAAACGGGATAGATTCTTTTTTTAGTCTTAAAAAATATATCTATAATATTACAGAATATTCACAACGTAATGTCACATATATGAAACTTGAGGTCAGAAAGATGGCGATGAAATTTATGAAAGTACGATCTTCAATCATCCTTAAGTTTCGCTTGTTTGAATTTGGGTTTCAGTAGTTTTGGATGCAATTATCCGATTTTTCACTTTGGCCAATTTTGACCAGGTTATGAAGTATCAAACAAATACTGGTGAGTGTAGCATTCTTCCGGCACATCCAGAATCGATAAAATATCTTTTTGTGTCTCGGTCAGCTTGGAGACAAAATATTGCCGGCTTCCATCATGAAGCAGTATTACGCCACATACGACAAATTCAAACATTGCCAACATGTTTTCTGTTTTAGGGTTACGCACATCCCTTTTATTGGGCATGAAATTATCCAAACCTTTATCCCGTTCGGCAATTTTTATTCTGGCCGTTCTTTCCATAAGGACCAAAATTTGAAGTGCTATTTTGAAAAGGAAAAGATAAGCTTCTATTCTATCAGGCGTTTGCAGATAAATCGGTTCGAGATTGTAACCTGACTTTGACCGTTTATAAAGATGCTCCACCTTGTACTGATTTTTATGAGCCAGCATCGCATCTTCTATTGAAAAATCAGAAGCCGGCTTGTTGGTGACGAGTGGATAATAGCCGATTTGATATTGCGCCTTGGTACAGGCGGACTCATTATAATTGAGTTCTATAGAGAAGTGATCTTGATAGACCGCAATTTTTTCTGCATTTTTGGCTGGTCGACCGGGCCGTGCATTTTTATACGTGACCACTGGATCGTTGTGGACAACAAAATCAAAAAACGCCTGTGTCTTATGTTTTTTTAGTATGGCCTGACAAGCCTGCTCAATGCTGTCCTTCGTCTTTAATTTATATGCATTTATTTTTTGGGCGAGTTCATCAAATGCGACTTGGGTTTTAGTGATTCGTTCCAGAAGAGATTTTTTACGGCGGTAAAACAAGCCCTGATCGAAAAGGATGATCATTCTGAAGGTATAACTTTTGTTCTCGTGCTCAAAAGTCAGAGGCACCTCAAACCCCCGATTCATTTGATCTTTGTAAGGAATCAGGGTCTCGTGATCGTGCTTATCCAGTGCTTTGAAAAGAGCTTCTTGATAGGAGGCGTACATGGGCAGAGGACTTAAAAAATATCCTCCGTGATCATTTATGTGCGCCATATTCCCGTGTGTAGCCACCTTGGAATCGCCGGCAAATAAAAAATTTTTCTTTCCCAGCAGGTCAATCAAATGGTGCCACTGTTCCACATAGGTTTCCACATCGGCGGTGTTGCCACTATATGTTTGTTGGAATAAGGGAAAGCTACTGTCAGAACTGGCTGTCATGGACCATACCAATTGTTTCAGGTCTTTGCGGTATTGTTTGCTGTATCCGTATGAGATCTTGATGCTCTGTTCGGATCTATTTTTATTATTCTCGCCGTAAACTTGCGCACAGGTCGTATCGTTATGACAGATTTCTGTCTGAATCTCAAAGGCTTCAATTATATGTCGGGTAATCAGCAGTTCCAGATTACCAATGCCGAATTTGTGAATAGCGTCTAAGGTATCACCCAGCCTATCGTCAAAATATTCATCCGGACTTATGTCAGGGAAAATAACATCCAGGACATTTGATTCCCTGGCAAACTTGCAAACCTTGTAAAGAGACATAACCTGAAAAAGAATGGCGGTGATCATTGCTATACTTGCCTGCCCATGAGTGAGCATTTTACGTCTTGCATCAAGAGGGACGTTCTGGTCAATAATATCAGCGATGCAACATTTGTGAAAATAATGCTGCAAAATCGGGGCAAAACCAATCGGCTTTGTCTCGACATTATTATTGACGTTATCCGCCATAATATTGATTCCAATAACTCATTGGAATCATATAGTATATTGACAAAGAAAAATCTAGTTTTATTTTGAGCGATTATAGTAATTTATGCCAGATTAGAGGTGATTAATATGCTATTATTCCAATTTTTTAGATATTTTCATTGATTATCTCTTATTTTCTAATTATTGAAATTTTATTTTGAACAAGCGAAATTAGAGATCATCCTTTTCGTTTTTGTATTATTATCTGGCGCCTTTGCCTACGCAGGAGATGGCGGTTCGGACTCCCATAGTGCGCTTGTTAATTTTCCGCCAAATTTTGCCGATTACCATGATGCTGATATTCAAGGGGTCCTATCAATTCTTAAACACCGTATCAGTCATACGCCATTTAATCTGGTGGCTTCTTTAATTTTTTTGGCCGCCATTCTACACACCTTTCTCAGCAGTAAATTTCTTTACTACGCACATAAGTGGAAAGCCGAACACCAAAAAGATATTGAAGCAGGAAAGGCTTCGGAAAATTCCACCAAATTTCGTGCAGAGATTTTTCACTTTTTGGGTGAGGTTGAGGTTGTCTTTGGCCTTTGGGCCGTGGTGCTGACTGCTGCAATTGTTCTCTTCTATGACTGGCATACCTTTGTCAGCTATACAAGCGGTGTAAATTACACTGAGCCGATGTTCGTCGTGGTCATCATGACCCTTGCTTCCTCCCGCCCTATTTTGAATTTTTCAGAAAAAATCATGAGCCGTGTTGCATCCATTTTTAAAGGTACATTGGCTGCTTGGTGGCTGACAATCATGACCCTGGGTCCGATCCTCGGCTCATTTATCACTGAACCGGCAGCAATGACAATTTCGGCCATGCTGCTTGCCCGCAAATTTTATGAACTAAAACCGGGTAAGACGCTTAAATACGCCACCATATCCCTTCTTTTTGTCAATATTTCGGTTGGCGGAACCCTCACCCATTTTGCTGCCCCACCGGTTCTTATGGTGGCAGCTCCCTGGGGCTGGAATCTGCCGTTCATGCTCACCACCTTTGGCTGGAAAGCTGTTATTGGTATTATTCTTTCCAACACATTGGTTTTCCTGGTGTTCAAAAAAGAAATTTTCAAGCTTGAAAAGAAATTCAAGCTGTCCATGCTAAAAAGTGAGATCAAGGAAAAACATATTCACAGCGATGCGCTCAAAAAAGATATGAAGATGGCTGAACAGCGGATCGGAAGCGATTTGCATCAAGAATTTCAGAGAATTAAAGACGCTGCTAAAGATTCTACCATGACAACATGTGACATGGATGAAACCGATTGTACTTTGTTGGAAGAGACCTTCGAGCAGGAGTTTGAGGATCTCAAAATTCAACAGATGAGTGTTTCCGTTCCGGGTCTGCTTCCCAGAGACAAAAAGCCAAGGCTCACTGATCCGAACTGGGACGAACGTTCCGGCGATATCCCCGGATGGATTATAGCCGTCCATGTTGCCTTCATGGTTTGGACTATTGTCAATGCGCACTATCCGGCTATTTTCGTTGCCGGAATGCTTTTTTTTATCGGCTTTAGCCATGTTACCTGGCCATTCCAGAATAATATCAACCTGAAGTCTCCGATGCTGGTCGGATTTTTCCTGGGCGGACTGGTTATCCACGGCGGCCTTCAGGGATGGTGGATTGCTCCGGTGCTTGGCAGTCTAGGAGAATTTCCGCTCATGTTGAGCGCTACGGTACTCACAGCCATCAACGACAATGCCGCGATTACCTACCTGAGCAC encodes the following:
- the nhaB gene encoding sodium/proton antiporter NhaB — translated: MLNAFVKNFLGNAPIWYKLAIIVFLIINPILLIVSGPFITGWVLIGEFIFTLAMALKCYPLPSGGLLAIEAIIMGLAKPETVYHEALANFEVILLLMFMVAGIYFMKEFLQFTFTRILVRVQSKVIISLLFCFAGAFLSAFLDALTVTAVIIAVAFGFYNVYHRYASGKDSTCEHDLTDDNSCQLAKRDDLVQFRAFLRNLMMHGAVGTALGGVCTLVGEPQNLLIGHIMGWHFVEFFLEVAPVSIPVLIIGLGTCYGLERTHWFGYGVEMPGNIRSHLLETAVKMEEKRGTKGKARLIMQAIGGIWLILALAFHLAAVGLIGLSVIIFLTSFNGITDEHQFGDAFTEALPFTALLVVFFSIVAVIHEQHLFHPIMHFVLSLHGHLQLGAYYIANGLLSAISDNVFVATVYITETKMHFVQVLGQIPNIGMTGQELMAKLTDPELVRADVLASLPGEAALKAREVIKHFDHLAVAINTGTNIPSVATPNGQAAFLFLLTSALAPVIRLSYGRMVWLALPYTITMSITGLAACYLFL
- a CDS encoding IS1634 family transposase — translated: MADNVNNNVETKPIGFAPILQHYFHKCCIADIIDQNVPLDARRKMLTHGQASIAMITAILFQVMSLYKVCKFARESNVLDVIFPDISPDEYFDDRLGDTLDAIHKFGIGNLELLITRHIIEAFEIQTEICHNDTTCAQVYGENNKNRSEQSIKISYGYSKQYRKDLKQLVWSMTASSDSSFPLFQQTYSGNTADVETYVEQWHHLIDLLGKKNFLFAGDSKVATHGNMAHINDHGGYFLSPLPMYASYQEALFKALDKHDHETLIPYKDQMNRGFEVPLTFEHENKSYTFRMIILFDQGLFYRRKKSLLERITKTQVAFDELAQKINAYKLKTKDSIEQACQAILKKHKTQAFFDFVVHNDPVVTYKNARPGRPAKNAEKIAVYQDHFSIELNYNESACTKAQYQIGYYPLVTNKPASDFSIEDAMLAHKNQYKVEHLYKRSKSGYNLEPIYLQTPDRIEAYLFLFKIALQILVLMERTARIKIAERDKGLDNFMPNKRDVRNPKTENMLAMFEFVVCGVILLHDGSRQYFVSKLTETQKDILSILDVPEECYTHQYLFDTS
- a CDS encoding putative Na+/H+ antiporter; the protein is MKFYFEQAKLEIILFVFVLLSGAFAYAGDGGSDSHSALVNFPPNFADYHDADIQGVLSILKHRISHTPFNLVASLIFLAAILHTFLSSKFLYYAHKWKAEHQKDIEAGKASENSTKFRAEIFHFLGEVEVVFGLWAVVLTAAIVLFYDWHTFVSYTSGVNYTEPMFVVVIMTLASSRPILNFSEKIMSRVASIFKGTLAAWWLTIMTLGPILGSFITEPAAMTISAMLLARKFYELKPGKTLKYATISLLFVNISVGGTLTHFAAPPVLMVAAPWGWNLPFMLTTFGWKAVIGIILSNTLVFLVFKKEIFKLEKKFKLSMLKSEIKEKHIHSDALKKDMKMAEQRIGSDLHQEFQRIKDAAKDSTMTTCDMDETDCTLLEETFEQEFEDLKIQQMSVSVPGLLPRDKKPRLTDPNWDERSGDIPGWIIAVHVAFMVWTIVNAHYPAIFVAGMLFFIGFSHVTWPFQNNINLKSPMLVGFFLGGLVIHGGLQGWWIAPVLGSLGEFPLMLSATVLTAINDNAAITYLSTLVPGFTDNLKYAVVAGAVTGGGLTVIANAPNPAGQAILKNYFNNGISPILLLIYALVPTIIMALCFLFL